The Taeniopygia guttata chromosome 22, bTaeGut7.mat, whole genome shotgun sequence genome has a window encoding:
- the LOC140680449 gene encoding uncharacterized protein isoform X15: MVLLCVLLLSLLLSLLSLLSLLLSLRRRGDGRGPRLGALHLLHPQGALHLSRLARRHGPVLRLRLGGRGLSTWFGISSSFGVAPSPSSSLQTCWCRARWRPSVRRWSGTGGTGWGAPPVTWELRSHGEAPLDPFEVPPPGELRAFSRCLGELLQVWGHSSVRVLDLLPLLRALPNPGLRKLLRLVQHRDTFVEAQIQRHQACPSPPPDTVLGALLGHNFGARGGPLSPPRLHMALVDLFIGGTETTAAALGWAVAFLLHRPETWHTCAPPVQLQARLRAELEGAQGPPGPGDMGRLPLLQATVSETLRLRPPAPLALPHCALRHTSLGGLPVVAGTVLVPNLLAAQQDPDIWQHPEVFLPVLTLPGTPKTSGTPEAKSCPQPGLATLGTHHSHNPRTVSGDAGLADLHLPAPQSPSPERLRSGSGPQPCGTWQVSLGCAGRRVLLIGLATDDSKQEALWLAEGWCAWHRDFGWV, encoded by the exons ATGGTGCTGCTGTGCGTGTTGCTGCTGTCGCTGCTGCTGTCGCTGCTGTCGCTGCTGTCGCTGCTGCTGTCGCTGCGGCGGCGGGGCGATGGGCGCGGCCCGCGCTTGGGCGCGCTGCACCTGCTGCACCCGCAGGGGGCGCTGCACCTGAGCCGCCTGGCGCGGCGGCACGGGCCCGTGCTGCGCCTGCGCCTGGGGGGTCGCG GACTCTCCACTTGGTTTGGGATCTCCTCCAGTTTTGGAGtcgcccccagcccctcctcttccctccagACGTGCTGGTGCCGAGCTCGGTGGCGACCATCCGTGAGGCGCTGGTCCGGCACTGGGGGGACTGGCTGGGGCGCCCCACCAGTTACCTGG GAGCTACGTTCCCATGGAGAGGCTCCCCTGGACCCCTTTGAG GTGCCCCCTCCAGGGGAGCTCCGGGCCTTCTCCCGCTGCttgggggagctgctgcaggtttgGGGGCACAGCAGCGTGCGCGTGCTTGacctgctgcccctgctgcgG GCCCTGCCCAACCCAGGATTGCGGAAGCTGCTGCGGCTTGTCCAGCACCGTGACACCTTTGTGGAGGCCCAGATCCAGCGGCATCAG GCAtgtccctcccctcccccggACACAGTTTTGGGGGCGCTGCTGGGGCATAATTTTGGGGCACGGGGGggccccctgagccccccccgGCTGCACATGGCGCTGGTCGACCTGTTCATTGGGGGCACCGAgaccacagcagctgctctgggctgggctgtggcctTCTTGCTGCACCGCCCTGAG ACATGGCACACCTGTGCTCcacctgtgcagctgcaggctCGGCTGCgggcagagctggagggggcacagggaccccctgGGCCAGGGGACATGGGGCGCCTGCCCCTTCTTCAGGCCACTGTCAGTGAGACCCTGCGTCTGCGGCCCCCTGCACCCCTGGCGCTGCCCCACTGCGCCCTGCGCCATACCAG TCTTGGGGGGCTCCCCGTGGTGGCTGGCACTGTCCTGGTCCCCAATCTGCTGGCAGCCCAACAGGACCCTGACATCTGGCAGCACCCCGAGGTCTTCCTGCCCG TCCTGACTCTTCCTGGGACGCCCAAAACCTCCGGAACGCCCGAAGCCAAGTCTTGCCCCCAACCCGGACTGGCCACTCTTGGCACCCACCACAGCCACAACCCTCGGACAGTATCAGGGGATGCCGGTCTGGCTGATCTGCACCTCCCCGCTCCGCAAAGCCCCTCCCCGGAGAGGCTGCGGTCCGGATCGGGGCCGCAGCCCTGCGGGACCTGGCAGGTGTCGTTGGGCTGTGCGGGACGCAGAGTTCTGCTGATCGGCCTGGCAACAGATGACTCGAAGCAAGAGGCGCTCTGGTTGGCCGAGGGTTGGTGTGCCTGGCACCGAGACTTCGGATGGGTTTAG
- the LOC140680449 gene encoding steroid 21-hydroxylase-like isoform X12, protein MVLLCVLLLSLLLSLLSLLSLLLSLRRRGDGRGPRLGALHLLHPQGALHLSRLARRHGPVLRLRLGGRGLSTWFGISSSFGVAPSPSSSLQTCWCRARWRPSVRRWSGTGGTGWGAPPVTWELRSHGEAPLDPFEVFTFHTCSTIARLLFGDLVPPPGELRAFSRCLGELLQVWGHSSVRVLDLLPLLRALPNPGLRKLLRLVQHRDTFVEAQIQRHQACPSPPPDTVLGALLGHNFGARGGPLSPPRLHMALVDLFIGGTETTAAALGWAVAFLLHRPETWHTCAPPVQLQARLRAELEGAQGPPGPGDMGRLPLLQATVSETLRLRPPAPLALPHCALRHTSLGGLPVVAGTVLVPNLLAAQQDPDIWQHPEVFLPVLTLPGTPKTSGTPEAKSCPQPGLATLGTHHSHNPRTVSGDAGLADLHLPAPQSPSPERLRSGSGPQPCGTWQVSLGCAGRRVLLIGLATDDSKQEALWLAEGWCAWHRDFGWV, encoded by the exons ATGGTGCTGCTGTGCGTGTTGCTGCTGTCGCTGCTGCTGTCGCTGCTGTCGCTGCTGTCGCTGCTGCTGTCGCTGCGGCGGCGGGGCGATGGGCGCGGCCCGCGCTTGGGCGCGCTGCACCTGCTGCACCCGCAGGGGGCGCTGCACCTGAGCCGCCTGGCGCGGCGGCACGGGCCCGTGCTGCGCCTGCGCCTGGGGGGTCGCG GACTCTCCACTTGGTTTGGGATCTCCTCCAGTTTTGGAGtcgcccccagcccctcctcttccctccagACGTGCTGGTGCCGAGCTCGGTGGCGACCATCCGTGAGGCGCTGGTCCGGCACTGGGGGGACTGGCTGGGGCGCCCCACCAGTTACCTGG GAGCTACGTTCCCATGGAGAGGCTCCCCTGGACCCCTTTGAGGTGTTCACCTTCCATACCTGCAGCACCATCGCACGCCTCCTCTTTGGGGACTTG GTGCCCCCTCCAGGGGAGCTCCGGGCCTTCTCCCGCTGCttgggggagctgctgcaggtttgGGGGCACAGCAGCGTGCGCGTGCTTGacctgctgcccctgctgcgG GCCCTGCCCAACCCAGGATTGCGGAAGCTGCTGCGGCTTGTCCAGCACCGTGACACCTTTGTGGAGGCCCAGATCCAGCGGCATCAG GCAtgtccctcccctcccccggACACAGTTTTGGGGGCGCTGCTGGGGCATAATTTTGGGGCACGGGGGggccccctgagccccccccgGCTGCACATGGCGCTGGTCGACCTGTTCATTGGGGGCACCGAgaccacagcagctgctctgggctgggctgtggcctTCTTGCTGCACCGCCCTGAG ACATGGCACACCTGTGCTCcacctgtgcagctgcaggctCGGCTGCgggcagagctggagggggcacagggaccccctgGGCCAGGGGACATGGGGCGCCTGCCCCTTCTTCAGGCCACTGTCAGTGAGACCCTGCGTCTGCGGCCCCCTGCACCCCTGGCGCTGCCCCACTGCGCCCTGCGCCATACCAG TCTTGGGGGGCTCCCCGTGGTGGCTGGCACTGTCCTGGTCCCCAATCTGCTGGCAGCCCAACAGGACCCTGACATCTGGCAGCACCCCGAGGTCTTCCTGCCCG TCCTGACTCTTCCTGGGACGCCCAAAACCTCCGGAACGCCCGAAGCCAAGTCTTGCCCCCAACCCGGACTGGCCACTCTTGGCACCCACCACAGCCACAACCCTCGGACAGTATCAGGGGATGCCGGTCTGGCTGATCTGCACCTCCCCGCTCCGCAAAGCCCCTCCCCGGAGAGGCTGCGGTCCGGATCGGGGCCGCAGCCCTGCGGGACCTGGCAGGTGTCGTTGGGCTGTGCGGGACGCAGAGTTCTGCTGATCGGCCTGGCAACAGATGACTCGAAGCAAGAGGCGCTCTGGTTGGCCGAGGGTTGGTGTGCCTGGCACCGAGACTTCGGATGGGTTTAG